Below is a window of Patescibacteria group bacterium DNA.
CAAAATGCTGAGATGAGGCGGTTTCGTTCAAAATGTTTTCTAGCAGATTGGAGTAGCGGTCATTAACGGGGACGCCTACGCCCCAGGACATGGAATCGCCGAGTACCATAAGGCGGTAGGTGCCGGTTGGTTTGGGAACAGTGAATTCGCGTTCGCGAAAGCCGTAAGAATTATTGGTGATGACGTGGCCCCAGGTATATAAGGTGCCGTTAACTAAACCGTCAGGCGGCTGGTGACGGCTGGTGTCGGAAAGGCGAAGGGAGGTTTCGATGAGATAAGGCAGGGCCAGGCAGAATAAGGCTGTGAGCAGCCAATAGCTGCTTGTGCGGGAGCGGGAAAGCGGCTGGTCAGGGATATAACGAAACAAAAGAGCGATGGCTAATAAGATAAAAAGAAGAGTGAGGGCAGCGGGCAGGGGGCTTTGAGCTAAGGAGAGGATGGTGCCGATGACGAAAAGAAAGAAGGAGGGCAGATACCAAAAACGAGCAGGAGGCAGGCGCAGTAGTGAACGGGTGCTTAGCATAGAATCTTTTTAAACTAAAGATGTTTGCGTGACTTATCAAATGGATAAAAACCGGCTAGGGTGCATAGATGTGTTTATCATCATATAGAATTGAAAAAATATAATGGCGCTGTTTTTTAACACCAGTGAGTTCTTTTTGTTTTTCAGTGTTGTGTATTTGCTGTACTTATGTTTATCGCACCGCTGGCAGAATTATTTACTACTGGCCGCCAGTTATATTTTTTATGGGTCATGGGATTGGCGGTTCTTGTCGCTGATTTGGTTATCGACGGGTATTGATTATGTGATTGGCTTGAAGATAGATCAAGCTAAAACGCCGCGGCGACGAAGAATTCTATTGTGGGTGAGCATGAGCTCCAGTTTGCTGATTCTGGGCTTCTTTAAATATTTCAATTTTTTCAATGATAGTTTAGTGGAGCTGGCGAGCGTCTTTGGTTGGCAGGTGGATGGGTTTACGCTGCAAGTGATACTGCCAGTTGGTATTTCCTTTTACACATTCCAGACGATGAGCTATACGATTGACGTTTATCGCCGGCAGCTTAAGCCCGCTAAGAGTTTAGTTAACTTCGCACTCTTTGTGGCTTTCTTTCCGCAATTGGTAGCGGGGCCGATTGAGCGGGCGACATCATTGTTGCCTCAGATAGTTAGGCCGCGTCGGTTGAGCGACCAAAAAGTGGCAGAAGGGATGTATTTAATCGGCTGGGGATTATTTAAAAAAGTAATCGTGGCGGACAGCTTGGCGACATTGGTTGAGCCGGTGTTTGCCGGCGGGCCATATAACGGGCCGCAAGTATGGTTGGCGTTGTACGCTTTTGCCTGGCAGATCTACGGCGATTTTTCCGGGTATACGGATATAGCCAGGGGCTTGGCGAAGCTGATGGGTTTTGAATTGATGCTGAATTTTAATTTGCCATACTTCTCTCGCAACGCGCGGGAATTCTGGCAGCGCTGGCATATTAGTTTGTCGACGTGGTTAAAAGACTATTTATATATTCCGCTTGGTGG
It encodes the following:
- a CDS encoding MBOAT family protein → MALFFNTSEFFLFFSVVYLLYLCLSHRWQNYLLLAASYIFYGSWDWRFLSLIWLSTGIDYVIGLKIDQAKTPRRRRILLWVSMSSSLLILGFFKYFNFFNDSLVELASVFGWQVDGFTLQVILPVGISFYTFQTMSYTIDVYRRQLKPAKSLVNFALFVAFFPQLVAGPIERATSLLPQIVRPRRLSDQKVAEGMYLIGWGLFKKVIVADSLATLVEPVFAGGPYNGPQVWLALYAFAWQIYGDFSGYTDIARGLAKLMGFELMLNFNLPYFSRNAREFWQRWHISLSTWLKDYLYIPLGGNRYGWWKTQRNLMMTMLLGGLWHGAAWTFVIWGGYQGLLLIVHRVMERWWPAGWGATLEKYKVWQAGKMVVFFHLGAIGWLFFRARSMGQAGEMLLAMFSNWEIKTGFSDKVLYFALVIAIVLLTQVMQWQKKDLLFWLKLPRANQVVYGAAVLFVTMYVFMSENAPVMGREFIYFQF